The following are encoded together in the Buteo buteo chromosome 2, bButBut1.hap1.1, whole genome shotgun sequence genome:
- the GTPBP10 gene encoding GTP-binding protein 10 isoform X2 yields MVRCGGAVLRKYGNFIDDLRLYVRGGTGGMGYPRLGGEGGRGGDVWFVAQERTTLKTIRDRYPQKRFLAGTGANSSVKALKGEKGKDCEVPVPVGISVLCDDGKQIGELNAAGERLLAARGGLGGSLATNFMPCKGQRRIVRLDLKLIADVGLVGFPNAGKSSLLSKISHAKPEIANYAFTTVQPELGKVMYADYRQISVADLPGLIEGAHANKGMGHKFLKHVERTKQLLLVVDISGFQLSIKTRFRTAFETILLLTKELELYKEELLTKPALLAINKMDLPCAKDNLSELMKQLQNPQDFLHLLPEEMIPANTLEFKDIIPISTYTGEGIEELKACIRKSIDEEAEQENEEYWKKKLLLLQTSEEGQVNRS; encoded by the exons ATGGTGCGGTGCGGAGGGGCGGTGCTGCGGAAG TACGGCAACTTCATCGATGATTTACGGCTCTATGTGAGAGGAGGAACTGGTGGAATGGGTTATCCTCGTCtaggtggggaaggagggcgAGGTGGTGATGTCTGGTTCGTCGCCCAGGAAAGAACTACCTTAAAGACCATAAGGGACAGATATCCCCAGAAGCGATTTCTAGCTGGAACAGGAGCCAACAGCAG TGTTAAAGCACTAAaaggtgaaaaaggaaaagattgtGAAGTGCCCGTGCCCGTGGGAATTTCAGTTCTTTGTGATGATGGCAAGCAGATTG gagAGCTTAATGCGGCAGGAGAGAGACTCCTAGCAGCTCGCGGAGGTCTTGGAGGCTCTTTGGCCACAAACTTCATGCCTTGCAAAGGTCAGAGGCGGATTGTTCGTCTTGATTTGAAACTTATAGCAGATGTTGGCTTAGTTGG GTTTCCAAATGCAGGAAAATCATCCTTGTTAAGCAAGATTTCTCATGCCAAACCTGAGATTGCAAATTACGCAT TTACAACAGTACAGCCTGAACTAGGAAAGGTCATGTATGCAGATTATAGGCAG aTTTCAGTAGCTGATCTCCCAGGACTGATTGAAGGCGCACATGCAAACAAAGGGATGGGCCACAAATTTCTCAAACATGTAGAAAGAACCAAACAGCTTCTCTTAGTT GTTGATATTTCTGGGTTTCAGCTGTCTATTAAGACTCGGTTCAGAACAGCCTTTGAAACTATATTGCTTCTAACAAAG GAACTGGAGCTGTACAAAGAGGAACTTCTAACAAAGCCTGCACTTCTTGCCATTAATAAAATGGATTTGCCTTGTGCAAAAGATAACTTGAGTGAACTTATGAAACAGCTACAGAATCCTCAAG ACTTCTTACACTTACTACCGGAAGAAATGATTCCTGCAAACACACTTGAATTCAAAGATATAATTCCTATATCTACATATACTGGAGAAGGAATCGAGGAACTAAAAGCATGTATAAGAAAATCTATAGATgaggaagcagagcaggagaaTGAAGAATATTGGAAAAAGAAACTACTACTTCTACAAACTTCAGAAGAAGGACAAGTGAATAGAAGCTAG
- the FAM237B gene encoding protein FAM237B: MEFVWKRRWYLQLGCILILNLVYANLDYQKETPASLGQIDHQCWEVSSHGLVEMKKLKVADTVIDLWDFMMFLKESPKPKHNELFNDLAQNFWDMYVDCVLSRSHGMGRRQLMSPKYSSTYSHRTLEGSAFTNPF, translated from the exons ATGGAATTTGTATGGAAACGAAGGTGGTATCTTCAGCTGGGCTGTATATTGATACTGAATTTGGTTTATGCCAATCTAGACTATCAAAAAGAAACTCCTGCAAGCCTGGGTCAGATTGACCATCAGTGCTGGGAGGTGTCATCCCATGGCCTGGTGGAAATGAAGAAACTCAAGGTAGCAGATACAGTCATTGATCTCTGGGACTTCATGATGTTCCTAAAGGAATCCCCTAAGCCCAAGCACAATGAACTCTTCAATGATTTAGCCCAGAACTTCTGGGATATGTATGTAGACTGTGTGCTCTCAAGATCCCATGGAATGGGCAGAAGACAACTAATGTCTCCCAAATATTCTTCCACATACTCACATAGAACTTTAGAAG GGTCTGCTTTCACCAACCCATTTTAG
- the GTPBP10 gene encoding GTP-binding protein 10 isoform X1 translates to MVEKYLGGLRVCSLNARCCHQYGNFIDDLRLYVRGGTGGMGYPRLGGEGGRGGDVWFVAQERTTLKTIRDRYPQKRFLAGTGANSSVKALKGEKGKDCEVPVPVGISVLCDDGKQIGELNAAGERLLAARGGLGGSLATNFMPCKGQRRIVRLDLKLIADVGLVGFPNAGKSSLLSKISHAKPEIANYAFTTVQPELGKVMYADYRQISVADLPGLIEGAHANKGMGHKFLKHVERTKQLLLVVDISGFQLSIKTRFRTAFETILLLTKELELYKEELLTKPALLAINKMDLPCAKDNLSELMKQLQNPQDFLHLLPEEMIPANTLEFKDIIPISTYTGEGIEELKACIRKSIDEEAEQENEEYWKKKLLLLQTSEEGQVNRS, encoded by the exons ATGGTAGAAAAGTATCTCGGAGGGTTACGTGTCTGTTCTCTGAACGCTCGTTGTTGCCATCAG TACGGCAACTTCATCGATGATTTACGGCTCTATGTGAGAGGAGGAACTGGTGGAATGGGTTATCCTCGTCtaggtggggaaggagggcgAGGTGGTGATGTCTGGTTCGTCGCCCAGGAAAGAACTACCTTAAAGACCATAAGGGACAGATATCCCCAGAAGCGATTTCTAGCTGGAACAGGAGCCAACAGCAG TGTTAAAGCACTAAaaggtgaaaaaggaaaagattgtGAAGTGCCCGTGCCCGTGGGAATTTCAGTTCTTTGTGATGATGGCAAGCAGATTG gagAGCTTAATGCGGCAGGAGAGAGACTCCTAGCAGCTCGCGGAGGTCTTGGAGGCTCTTTGGCCACAAACTTCATGCCTTGCAAAGGTCAGAGGCGGATTGTTCGTCTTGATTTGAAACTTATAGCAGATGTTGGCTTAGTTGG GTTTCCAAATGCAGGAAAATCATCCTTGTTAAGCAAGATTTCTCATGCCAAACCTGAGATTGCAAATTACGCAT TTACAACAGTACAGCCTGAACTAGGAAAGGTCATGTATGCAGATTATAGGCAG aTTTCAGTAGCTGATCTCCCAGGACTGATTGAAGGCGCACATGCAAACAAAGGGATGGGCCACAAATTTCTCAAACATGTAGAAAGAACCAAACAGCTTCTCTTAGTT GTTGATATTTCTGGGTTTCAGCTGTCTATTAAGACTCGGTTCAGAACAGCCTTTGAAACTATATTGCTTCTAACAAAG GAACTGGAGCTGTACAAAGAGGAACTTCTAACAAAGCCTGCACTTCTTGCCATTAATAAAATGGATTTGCCTTGTGCAAAAGATAACTTGAGTGAACTTATGAAACAGCTACAGAATCCTCAAG ACTTCTTACACTTACTACCGGAAGAAATGATTCCTGCAAACACACTTGAATTCAAAGATATAATTCCTATATCTACATATACTGGAGAAGGAATCGAGGAACTAAAAGCATGTATAAGAAAATCTATAGATgaggaagcagagcaggagaaTGAAGAATATTGGAAAAAGAAACTACTACTTCTACAAACTTCAGAAGAAGGACAAGTGAATAGAAGCTAG